The following coding sequences are from one Eucalyptus grandis isolate ANBG69807.140 chromosome 11, ASM1654582v1, whole genome shotgun sequence window:
- the LOC104427546 gene encoding E3 ubiquitin-protein ligase PUB22 has product MDNNNEVEVPPFFLCPISLEIMRDPVSLSTGITYDRESIETWLSTSKNSLCPITKRPISDMDLTPNHNLRRLIQSWCTLNSSHGIERIPTPKSPISKAKIAKILRDAEKPQLQQKCLRWLRSIVSHNTSAKRCMEATGAVEFLSSLINTTSQNQSLALEVGSLVDIKTTSDDALYILYHLQLSELGLKSLVAKDSAFTESLTRIMQRGPYESRAYGVLLLKSMFEVAEPMQIITLRQEFFAEAVQVLHDQISHQATKATLKLLINLCPWGRNRIKAVESGAVSVLIELLFDCSDRRTSELMLMLLEMLCQCAEGRSELLRHGAGIAVVSKRILRVSQMASERAVRILLSVSKFSATASVAQEMLQLGVAAKLCLVLQVDCGRKIKEKAIEILKLHARVWRHSPCIPSNLLSSHPS; this is encoded by the coding sequence ATGGACAACAACAATGAAGTGGAAGTTCCTCCATTCTTTCTCTGTCCCATCTCGCTGGAGATCATGAGAGATCCGGTCTCCCTCTCGACGGGCATAACCTATGATCGAGAGAGCATTGAGACATGGCTGTCCACGTCCAAGAACAGCTTGTGCCCCATCACCAAACGGCCAATCTCTGACATGGACCTGACCCCGAACCACAACCTCCGCCGCCTGATCCAATCTTGGTGCACCCTCAACTCATCGCATGGCATCGAGCGGATTCCAACCCCAAAGTCTCCCATCAGCAAAGCCAAGATCGCCAAGATCCTGCGAGATGCCGAGAAGCCTCAACTCCAGCAGAAGTGTCTTAGGTGGCTGAGATCTATCGTTTCTCATAATACTTCAGCCAAGCGTTGCATGGAAGCCACCGGCGCCGTTGAGTTCTTGTCCTCCCTGATAAATACAACCTCACAAAATCAGTCATTGGCATTGGAAGTTGGGTCACTGGTCGACATCAAAACAACGAGTGATGACGCGCTGTATATCCTCTACCATCTCCAGCTCTCCGAACTGGGCCTCAAGAGCCTTGTCGCCAAGGACAGTGCGTTCACCGAATCACTCACACGCATCATGCAGCGTGGACCTTACGAGTCGAGGGCGTATGGGGTGCTGCTGCTCAAGTCAATGTTTGAGGTGGCCGAGCCAATGCAGATCATCACCCTGAGGCAGGAGTTCTTTGCTGAGGCGGTCCAAGTCCTGCACGACCAGATCTCTCACCAGGCCACCAAGGCCACACTGAAGCTACTGATAAACCTATGCCCTTGGGGCCGAAACAGGATCAAAGCTGTTGAATCCGGGGCAGTCTCGGTATTGATTGAGCTGCTTTTTGATTGCTCTGACCGGAGGACCAGCGAGTTAATGTTGATGTTGTTGGAGATGCTGTGTCAATGTGCCGAGGGGAGATCGGAGTTGCTAAGGCATGGGGCGGGCATTGCGGTTGTGTCAAAGAGGATACTTAGGGTTTCACAGATGGCTAGCGAGAGGGCAGTCCGAATTCTGCTCTCTGTCTCCAAGTTCTCGGCAACCGCGAGCGTTGCGCAAGAAATGTTGCAGTTGGGCGTCGCAGCAAAGCTGTGTTTGGTTCTGCAAGTGGACTGTGGGCGGAAGATCAAAGAAAAGGCGATTGAGATACTAAAATTGCATGCCAGGGTTTGGAGGCACTCTCCTTGTATACCCTCCAATTTGCTCTCTTCACACCCATCTTGA
- the LOC104425570 gene encoding E3 ubiquitin-protein ligase PUB23 yields MEDNEVEVPPFFLCPISLGIMRDPVTVSTGITYDRDSIETWLSTSKISLCPVTKQPISDMDLTPNHTLRRLIQSWCTLNSSHGVERIPTPKPVISKAQITEILRDAKKPHHQQKCLRRLRSIASHHTSAKRCMEAAGVIEFLASVINTTSQDHSLASENGSLLEVKTPSDDALCILYHLQLSERGLKSLVAKDSKFIESLTRIMQCGSYKSKAFAVLLLKSMFEVAEPMQIITLRQEFFAKAVQVLHDQISRQATKATLKLLINLCPWGRNRIKAVESGVVSVLIELLLDCSDWRTCELMLMLLEMLCQWAEGRSELLRHGAGIAVVSKRILRVSHVASERAVRILLSVSKFSATASVLQEMLQLGVAAKLCSVLQVDCGRKIKEKAIEILKLHARVWKHSPCIPSNLRASYPS; encoded by the coding sequence ATGGAAGACAATGAAGTGGAAGTGCCTCCATTCTTCCTCTGTCCCATCTCGCTGGGGATCATGAGAGATCCAGTCACCGTCTCGACGGGGATAACCTATGACCGAGACAGCATTGAGACATGGCTGTCCACTTCCAAAATTAGCTTGTGCCCCGTCACCAAACAGCCAATCTCCGACATGGACCTGACGCCTAACCACACCCTCCGCCGCCTGATTCAATCTTGGTGCACCCTCAACTCGTCGCATGGCGTTGAGCGGATCCCAACCCCAAAGCCTGTCATCAGCAAAGCCCAGATCACCGAGATCCTGCGAGATGCCAAGAAGCCTCACCACCAACAGAAGTGTCTTAGGCGGCTGAGATCTATCGCTTCTCATCATACTTCAGCCAAGCGTTGCATGGAAGCTGCCGGTGTCATTGAGTTCCTGGCCTCGGTGATAAACACCACCTCACAAGATCACTCGTTGGCCTCGGAAAATGGGTCACTGCTTGAAGTCAAGACACCGAGCGACGACGCGCTGTGCATCCTCTACCATCTCCAGCTCTCTGAGCGGGGCCTTAAGAGCCTTGTGGCCAAGGACAGTAAGTTCATTGAATCTCTTACACGCATCATGCAGTGTGGCTCTTATAAGTCGAAGGCATTTGCAGTGCTGCTGCTCAAGTCGATGTTTGAGGTTGCGGAGCCGATGCAGATCATCACCCTGAGGCAGGAGTTTTTTGCCAAGGCGGTCCAAGTCCTGCACGACCAGATATCTCGGCAGGCCACCAAGGCCACGCTGAAGCTACTGATAAATCTATGCCCTTGGGGCCGAAACAGGATCAAAGCCGTTGAGTCCGGGGTAGTCTCAGTATTGATCGAGCTGCTTCTTGATTGTTCTGACTGGCGGACCTGTGAGTTAATGTTGATGTTGTTGGAGATGCTGTGTCAATGGGCCGAGGGGAGATCGGAGTTGCTAAGGCATGGAGCGGGCATCGCAGTCGTTTCAAAGAGGATACTTAGGGTTTCGCATGTTGCTAGCGAGAGGGCAGTCAGAATTCTGCTTTCTGTCTCCAAGTTCTCGGCAACCGCGAGCGTTTTGCAAGAGATGTTGCAGTTGGGCGTCGCAGCGAAGCTGTGTTCGGTTCTGCAAGTGGACTGTGGAAGGAAGATCAAAGAAAAGGCGATTGAGATACTGAAATTACATGCCAGGGTTTGGAAGCACTCTCCCTGTATACCCTCCAATTTGCGCGCTTCATACCCATCTTGA